The Syngnathoides biaculeatus isolate LvHL_M chromosome 16, ASM1980259v1, whole genome shotgun sequence DNA segment GAACAAATCCTTTCCATATTCAGTGCCCGGGAAGAATGCCCAgtacctagggacaatttctCCAATGtcttgaatgcatgttttgggaacgtGGGCGGaagccagagtgcccagagaaaacccacactagcacggggacaacatgcaaagcccacacaggcgggggcaggatttgaacgccggtcctcacaactgtaagGCTAAGGTCCTAACCAGCCGTTCCGATATGCTGCCAGTTGTCCTACCAGTATGGCAAATTGTCCTATTAGTCTGCAGAAAAACTGCATCCCGTAAAAAGCATTACTAATACTACAGAGTCATTCTACTAGTGCACTGACATGTCATACAGTAGTGGAAGGCACCTGTGGAAAAATGTTTCTTGTAAAACAGTTCCTGGTGTATTTATTCATCTTACAAGTGAGGACAAAGCGCTGACTAGTACACAAACAATTTGGCACAATAGTATAAATCAAATGGCGATCCATATTCAGTGTTGTAGTAGAACCACTAAGAGCACTTGTAGAATAAATGTGTCTTATGATTccgaaaacatttttcaagaccCCAACAACTTCATCAGCCAGCCCATTAATTCAGACAGTATTAGTCCTTTTAACTAGTGTGATAAAAGATTACCTTTTATCTTATCTTTGTGGATTTCAGAAATATAACTGTTATATAAACTGCATGCAAGAGATGATGTATGATGAAGTACACCTATTGTccataaatcttcttcttcttttcctttctttattTGAGTGctgcatttttgtttatgtCATTTGAGATCTGACTAatttacttgttttgttttgttttgttttgttttgttttttaccaggattgacaacaaaaattcaaattgatCCACAGACAGAGATATTTTTGATAACGGAACGTCAAAATCTCTTATGCAGTGCTGGTATTTTGATTGAGGCTGCAACTTACCAGGCTgatgtaataaaaaaacattcaaatgacaaatattgaagTTAACTTTGTTAATGATTATGACGGTCACAAGGAAGTGTTTAGAAAAAGGAAAGCCGTTTGAGGATTCATTTGATATCATACCATAGTGTAGTGAATCTTCTTGAAAAAGAAGTAGATAGTAGATGGACCCTAAAAGGGACAGAACACAAACATTGACATTCAGCTGCTACTGTATGATAACTAGCGGAGGATTTGGGATGAATGTTGGTCCTGATCCGTATCAGTGACATCTGGGAATTGTTTGACACTTCTGGATAAAAGCATTCGGACCTCCGCGATAGacagaagaacaacaaaaaggaCAAGTGTGAACTTTCAGGCCATTAGTGTTCTCTTTGTCAATTCCCGACAGAACAACTTCAAAGAATAAAAGCAACATGTAGCACTAAGATTTTATCTCACTTCACaacgagcagcagtttggcagaagGTGAAGaactgttacaaaaaaaagaggcttcaaggtTGGATGTTGTCATTCCCAGGCCAAGTTtaatgtcaaactaaacatccaacaaagagaattactgtACACCTTGCGCATTTCAAGCAACCACATAACTTTGCCTGGCACATAACAGGAAAAGTTATTGACAGGCTAACAAAAAGCATCTGTATGGCAATTATAATACTTTCATCAACACATAACACATGGACAGAAACAGCTTATTGTTATTTAATCATCGCAGGCATATAAACTTTATCCTTTgtgaaaaatcatttattttactgCAAGTTACTGAGTGAGTTGTGAAAACTCTTCATCTGTCGCTATGTCTGGATTATGCCTGGCGGCAGGTGGCTAAGGGACGTGCATAAGAAGGAGCTGCACAATGTCTAATAAAttcaagcaaaaaagaaaaaaatggtaaattgttcacattttatttaaatatacatcAATAATCTTATTACATGGTAGATTCACAttgtttttcccccaccaaACTTTTCACACAACACCCAttatgatattattttttttttagattttttgcaatagattaattaattaattcaaagAAAACTCAGCTTTTGAGAGCTTTTCCAGGAAATTCAAAGCTCTGCGCAGGAGCTAAACCCATTTCCAGTTGTCAACTAATTTCAGTTGACATCATTTGGAAAGATACACACCTACATGTATACATGTATGTAAAGTTAACAAAGGAGCTAAGTGGGATGTTTTTGTGCGTCCGATAACGATGACATCCCAACACGCTAGCCTGAGGTTTTGGAGTCTGTTTATCATGGAAACCACAATTCCTCTGGTGAATTTTTCAAGAACAGCGCTGGAAGACCAAAACCACCAAACATGTCAAACAACTGAAACTTTTTAATAACACGCTAATCGGTGATAATATTGGAGCTCTTCTAACCACATGGAGTTGACGTGATAGTGCGAGGGCAAAATATTTTGCTCAGGTTTAGAAGATCTGTGGGTGGAATTATGTAAATTAAAAGAATTATGGCGGTACAGTGGGGTAACGcaggcaaacattttttttttttttaaagtccacaaCTCCAGACATACATCAAACAATTTGGATACAGCAcattcaaattgtattttttactcgccctgtaaaataaaaaaaaaggcaaactgtACATGTGCTTTCTGATGAATGAGATTGTATTAACACATAATCTGTATTTCACTGAAGTGGCAGTGTTACCATCTACTGGATGTAATGTGTCATTACATAAGATTggaattttaaccatttttacatttacaatctCAAGCACTcattttaagtgtgtgtgtgtgtgtgtgtgtgtgtgtgtgtgtgtgtgtgtgtgtgtgtgtgtgtgtgtgtgtgtgtgaattttcctagccgcttatcctcacaagggtcgcaggagtgctccATGGATGGATACAATAAAGAATTCTATAATAGTACGGTAGATAttgtatgataataataaaatacaaaaacaacaaaatatctaCAGTATAAGTTTGTCGATTTTTCATCTGTGTTGTGGTGGTAGTActtaaaatatacaaattcaATAAAGAATACTCCAAAAAGTATACAAACTAATGACAGTCTAAAAGCATAACTGTTGTGTATGTAACTATGttttaaatgcataaaaaagtatgtaaaagaatacaatacaaaacaaagagcaaaataTCTGGTCTAAAAGTATGGaatttgtaaatacattttaataagtACCAtctaaatctaaaaataataaaacaaaaaagatgcaacatgtCTTCAGTCTCTCATCTCCCTGCcatgaagaagaaaataaatgaatagttAATTTgggtcatttgtttgtttgttggttgtttttttaatgtatttctaaatttgaagattttggtgttcctataaaaaaaaaaaatgtctttttttttgtcacacaagTTATCCAATCACAAGCATCGGTAGGTCAATAATGGAAAAATCCAAGAAAGATTTCAGCAGAATTTAATGATGTTATACATTAACAATATTAAACGCAAACATGAAAGCGAAAATGAAGCCAATGTTGATGTTTcaggggccaaaaaaaaaatcatattaaacAAGTAAAAtcaatgtttatatatatatatatatatatatatatatatatatatatatatatatatatatatatacacacacacacattttatataCACTAGTGAATTGAAATAGGTTGGCTTTAATTTCACGAGTATGAAGACTCAAATTTACAGCgactatttttatttgaaagtaaGCTTCAACTGAGCATCTTTTTTCATAGTTCAAAACAGTTTTACGCGCGGAAATGTTCACTTTAGCAgttaattgaaataaataaatgcaacacaCTAGTTTATTTTAAGCATACAGGTTTTAAAAACAACTATGATACATATGCGCAGTGTTATCAAAAGTTTTGTGGCGCTAGATCTGTGTgcacgtgcgtgcgtgtgtgtgtgtgtgtgtactacaacataaaatccatccatccattttcttttgccgcttatcctcacatgggtcaaggggagtgctggagtacAACATAAAATACCAAACCAAAaaggatatacagtataaaagtGTAGCTGTTGCATACTGTGTATTGAATCTGTGTCAGTGTGGCAAAgcctcacacaaacacacatattgACGATGGCTGAAGGCTGACTGaggatcaataataataatactaataatgtcGTTCTCAATACCACCCTGTCATTCCCACAGTCGACTCCTTCCCAGGAACATCTATGGAACCTCCTCCAGAGAGAGAAGCGCCAGAAGCTTTCAACCCAACCAGAAGGGAccaggaggaggacgaggaggaggaggaggaggaggtaaaGGAGGTGGAGGGCGGGATGCTGCCATGAACAGGAAGAAGCCTCTCGTCGCTTCCCAGTGCGTTCCTCCTCCTCTCGGGACCTTTGTTAAGATTTTCTAATGCTCCGTGAAGACTCTTCAGGACCCTTGAGAGCAACTTTTATTCAAAGGTAACACAATATTATTCCTTGACAAGGAAAGCGAAACTGGGatacagcgctaacgctaagtgatgctaatgatgatgatgtcatgagCTTCTTAAATTTTGCTTCGTCGTCGAGGAAAAGTTTGACCTGCTTTTGAATGAACTTTACGAGACGTCCATCACTTGTCCTATTTTGCAGGAATTTTGTTCATTTGCGTGTCGTACTTGTAGGGGAGTGATTCTAAAAAGTGTGGTACCCAATACCTAAACTCCCTTTAGTGttacacaaaaaatattggaaatgatttttatttgaattacaCTAGTTTTAGCATTCAGTCATTCCTTGATTattatttgccgcttatactcactagggtcgcaAGCATGCTGGATCGATCCTATCCCAACCACCTTTGGGCAAAAgacagggtacacgctgaactggtcgccagccactcgtagggcacatagaagcaaacaactatttgcactaacaaccctaaccctaaccctatcacATCAATGGGCcgttttagagtctccaattaatgtttaaaaaaaatcctgtttttgggatgtgggaggaaactggagtgtccaaaaaaacccatgcagccacgggaagaacatgaaaactccataccggctgggccaggatttgagccccagacctcagaactgtgaagcagacgtgctaaccacttgACACTGTTCCACCGTAGTTATAGCacatatttgaatttaaaatgtgaacTACAATAGCAGAATGGATGTTAAGatgaaaattaagaaaataaaggGAGATACAGTACAAGTTATGAGTAAATTAGGAGCAGTATTTGTATAAATATTCATCTACATGCTACTCATGCTATGCTGGTGGTATTTAATTCTGTGCAAAATATTCTGATGTAATCATTATTTAACCCATTCAGTACTTTATATTGGTAAACTGTCCATTTTTCAGTGTGTAGACACAGAAGACAGCCTTTCCCAGGTTATCAGTGAAAGTCAAGTTTGTAAACCGCTGTCATGACTAACGGACACCAGTATAGGGTGACGTTGCATCGCgttggatttgagatcagcacaaCTTTGAAGTAGATGATAAAGAGTAGTCAGTGAACTTCGGGTTTTCTTTATGAGAGAAATGCCAACAAGTTGGACGTTTAGTCACGTCATGTGTGTTCCGTACACGTATGGTATGGAGTATTTGTCACAAGagtcaatagaaaaaaaaagaaaagtgttcaTTTCCACCCATGCAGTGTTTCTTAGTTGTGTATCTGCAAATGAAATTAATCTTTTACTATTAAAAGCCCTGTATTAGTTTTGTAGTTTGATGCATCATAAAAGCAAGAAATATTTGTGTCAAagtcactgctttttttttccacaaaaaaggCTCCTTTTTCTGCTTTTTGATCAGAAACCAGTGTTTGGGGGTGAAACCAACCCATGTTCTACTGCTGAAGAACAGAAAGAGGTAGAAAATCTTATTTTGGAAGGTACCATGCTTTTACCATCACAGTACAGAGTATTCAATGGTCGTGTAAGATTAGTTGAAATGCTCTAAAATGGCTGCCATTCAATGAGTTaaatttcctgatttttttttttttttttttttttttttttttagtttcagcCACTTTTAATATTATGGACAGTTTGGACAAATAATTCAGTCACACTGTAGCGTGCCACTAGGAGAAACCAGACCTAATGTACTAGACCATCTGACTTTCCAGCTTTCCAATaactgtttttgttctttcccTGTGTAGGAAGTGATGCCAGGCAGCCCCGAAAACATCGCCCTGGGCGAGTGTACGCTGTCCCAGTCTCGCGACCATCTGACGCCGCCCAGCCGCACAGAGAGCACGGTGTTCAGCCTCTCCCGCAGTGAATCGCTGTGGACGGCCGAGACGCCACCAAGCCGCTGCAACGTCTTCTGGTTCCCCATCCACTTCATGTCGACGGGCGGCAGCTTCCTGGTGTGCGGCATCATCATCAGCGGCCTCTACTTTGCCGGACACAGCCGCAGGGTCAGCAACATTCTGGGCCCCGCCCTACTCTCCATCGGGCTGATGGTGTTCGTGGTGGGTGTGGTCCTCATCCCCATCACAAAGGAGAACAGACGGCGAGCCTTGAAGAAGCCTCTCGCTTTCCACCGCCATCCCGTCTTCAACATATGAACGCCAGGAAGCTTCTGGACCACAAGCATGAGTTGCTTTGAGAAGCCAAAGAAGGAAGTGGCCCACTATCTAGGGATTCTTATATAACGGACCGAGATAATTCCTTAAAGAGTCAATGAAAAATCCTTTTGGAGTGATTCGGTTGTAGGGAATGACTGAATGATTTGGAAACCAGGGACTGCGCccagaataactttttttttcatccccaaGTAAACGATCACTATAAAGGCATTTTGAGATAATGGCCTATATAGTTGACTCTAAGTGCTGAAACAATAAATCCAATACTCCCCAATCactaaattgtgatttttttttttaatatagtgcTTTATATAATTAGTTTTATTCAATTAATCAAATATTCCTTTGTCACATTACAGGGATTTTTTTATCCCTACATAGTTGATTTTAGGCCTGAAACAATTAATCAAATCCATAGCGGGATTTTGATGGAGACGATTACAACGTCTGTGCCGAGGGGAATCCTTATCGCCATAACGACGACTTGTcgggaaatgaaaatgaaacctTTATAGCCTTACACTGCCAACAGAACGTCACCCTCAAATCAAATGTTACAGAAATGCTATTTTATGTAGCTGCTGTTAACAAAACTGGTACTGACACGTTAACAGGACCTCGCCAGCGTCAACCATCCACATCAAAGTCTCCGCTCATCCTGACCGCCCTCCACCCCCaaccacacaaaaatatatcactaaaagcacaaaagcaaacaattgTGATTACATCATCCCGTAGCCAAGAATGATGCAATAAATAAAACGGTGAGCGGCTAAGCAGTTTAATCGAGCGGAGGTGGCTGCTTTCTTCTCACTGACGCATTACAGTGatccattttgaacaaaacatgattaCTCAAACATGTCTAACATGActattatctaaaaaaaaacatctatactGAGTGTTGCTTACAGAGAAACATGATACcccccattaaaaatgtgaattactCCACTGGTCTTTCCATTGTAAGCCTAGTTTATATTCCAGATCTGGATCTGCAAACTGGTGGATGGTGTTTATCCACATTACCTGATCAAAAATGATCTACGGCTACACTGCCAGGTCGAGGCAAACCGCCGATGAAACCAGTGAAGAAGAACACTCAATGCAAGATTATTTCACTGTGCGTCCATGCAAGACTGTTCCAACAATTGTCGGTTGATTGCTCTTCCGTTGCACACCCTCTGACATTCCTGCATCATTGCTCTACTGGGTTCCCCTCCGATTTTTAAAGCCAACCACGTTTCTCTCCCTTGAAAGTTTGGGGCTTTGCTACACTGAATTTGAGTTTCGTTTTTGCGCTTGCTGTGGATTACAGAGCATTAAACGactatttctttgttttgactttttttttacccccttttGTTATTTATTAGGGAGCAGGGAATGGGTAAATGATTCCAAATACACCAACTGTTTTACAAATAGTACATTCAACACACCTTCTATCCATTTTTACCGCAGTGTTTGTATCACTAATGAGTCATTCATGACACTAGAGTGGGAAAATGCTTTAACTGGGCCCAATTTGGACAGTTTCACTAAGGGTGTGTGCTCACTTTTGTTTCCCATGAATAAGAAAGTAATGGCTGTCTGTTCATTGTTGTAGGGGACGGTAAATGTACACTGACAACGGCACATTGTCGTAGTTACATTTCTTGTGTTAGCTCATAAAGGCAGAATTCAATTTTCCACAACAGGGGTGTGCTCACTTTTGTGATGTAGCGTATGTGACTTCTTCCCACCAATGTGGAAGGATGCCAGGGGGATACTCAGGAATGTTGATAATGGAAAAGCGCACTTGAGGGCAGGACTAATGCGATCTGATTGACTGCATGAATTATTAAACGCCGCTCGACTTTTCCTCTCGACTCTCTCGAGACTCGAGTGAGGGGCCGGCAGAACCCTTTGACAAGGAATGTCATGGCATATATTTAGGAAAAGTCATGTCTTTAAAtcacaacaaacaacaataaatcGCTCCACATTTACTTAAACCAAGTTGCACTTTTTAATGCACACACCAATGAAGAAAACGTGCAAAACTACAACATGGATTTGACTATCAAATCTGCTTTTAGAAGGCTGAAGGATTTGCATTgggtgtgtggagttgtacaagtgtgtgtgtgtgtgtgtgtgtgtgtgtgtgtgtgtgtgtgtgtgtgtgtgtgtgtgtgtgtgtgtgtgtgtggtgtgtgtgtgtgtgtgtgtgtttgtgtactagAGGCACGACCAAGTGGAACCTCAGAGTTCGAATGTTTTGGTTGTTGTACAAGTCagtgtttggttaaaaaaaaaaaatctgcgttAAAAATGCCTCAATTTTTAACAAATTCccagctttggcctcacagttcaaaggtcccgggttcaatctcggccccgcctgtgttcctcccacatcccaaaaacatgcaacatgaattggacactctaaattgcctctaggtgtgattgtgagtgtgactagtttgtctccatgtgccctgcgattggctggcaaccagttcagggctacccccccccccccggccccccaccccctcctgcccgttgacagcagggatccCGtggtcctcgtgaggataagtggctcaaaaaatggatggatgtttaaaacgTGATTGCACAAGTCCCTGTATGTACGAGTGCGTGTATAAATGTGTGTATGCCATGTGCGTGAATGTATTTGCATACCagtacaggtgtgtgtgtgtgtgtgtgtgtgtgtggtgtgtgtgtgtgtgtgtgtgtgtgtgtgttgtgtgtgtgtgtgtgtgtgtgtgtgtgtgtgtgtgccagtgCCCCTCCTCCTCTACGCCCCTTATTGTTTACCGTGTGGGCGTGTCTCTCGTGTTGCAGGCGAGCATCGAGcatcttccctttttttttttttctttcctcccagTGATTGCccgttacttttttttaaatgtgatgtttCCTCGCTCGTCGCTATGGACGTGAGGAGCCTGCTGGGCAAATGTTTGCCGCTCGTCGTCGTCGGCTTGTCGTTGGACGTCGTCGGCCTGACGCTCCTGCTGGTCGGCGTGTTCGCGGACGTGCGCGCGGCCGACGGACAGTTCTACGGCGACTTCTTGATCTTCACGGGCGcgctcatcatcttcatcagtTTGGGCTTCTGGGTTATGTGGTACGCGGGCAACGCCCGCGTCGCGCCGGACGACGGACGCGACCTCCGCCGGGCGGCCGGCCTCGCTGAGCGCATCGTCCGCAAGCTGTCCGAGAGGCTCAGTCGGAAAATGGCCGCAACGGCGGGCGCGAGTACGGCCAGCGACACGCGCGCGCACGACGCTGAGCTCGCGGGAGACACGAAACCTCACCAAGCCAGCAGGGTCACTTGGGGAAAGGCCACCGTTCACAAGGAAGTGGACTTACAAAACTTTAACAGCAATCAAGAACAGCGCCacgtgaacaacaacaaaagatacGGCCAGGAAAAATACCATAACGGATACGATAATGGCACGTACGCAAAGGAAAACTACGATGACAAGGTCGGTTACAACAAACAACAGTGCGAAGCGTACAGCCATGAAAAGTGTGCTGATAaagaagcacacaaccaggaaaactaCAAAGAGGAAGGATATGACAATGAAGGTTATGAAGTCGTTGACTGTGACAACAAATATGAAGGTGAACATGTGTAATGCTAACAACAACCTTGAATAACTATTGTCGGCCTCTTTATCatttcttaataaaaaaaaaaaaaacaaggaatgaGCATTTCAAACGACT contains these protein-coding regions:
- the LOC133515019 gene encoding transmembrane protein 238-like, encoding MDVRSLLGKCLPLVVVGLSLDVVGLTLLLVGVFADVRAADGQFYGDFLIFTGALIIFISLGFWVMWYAGNARVAPDDGRDLRRAAGLAERIVRKLSERLSRKMAATAGASTASDTRAHDAELAGDTKPHQASRVTWGKATVHKEVDLQNFNSNQEQRHVNNNKRYGQEKYHNGYDNGTYAKENYDDKVGYNKQQCEAYSHEKCADKEAHNQENYKEEGYDNEGYEVVDCDNKYEGEHV
- the LOC133514820 gene encoding phosphoinositide-interacting protein-like isoform X2, with the protein product MPGSPENIALGECTLSQSRDHLTPPSRTESTVFSLSRSESLWTAETPPSRCNVFWFPIHFMSTGGSFLVCGIIISGLYFAGHSRRVSNILGPALLSIGLMVFVVGVVLIPITKENRRRALKKPLAFHRHPVFNI
- the LOC133514820 gene encoding phosphoinositide-interacting protein-like isoform X1, translating into MHHKSKKYLCQSHCFFFPQKRLLFLLFDQKPVFGGETNPCSTAEEQKEEVMPGSPENIALGECTLSQSRDHLTPPSRTESTVFSLSRSESLWTAETPPSRCNVFWFPIHFMSTGGSFLVCGIIISGLYFAGHSRRVSNILGPALLSIGLMVFVVGVVLIPITKENRRRALKKPLAFHRHPVFNI